From Synergistota bacterium, one genomic window encodes:
- a CDS encoding 1-deoxy-D-xylulose-5-phosphate reductoisomerase produces DEVAVSLFLSGKICFDDIYKIIRRALFHFPIEELSSPEDIYFWDAETRGFLQGVLE; encoded by the coding sequence GATGAGGTGGCGGTTTCTCTCTTTCTGTCAGGGAAAATATGCTTTGACGATATATATAAGATTATAAGAAGAGCGCTGTTTCACTTCCCGATAGAGGAGCTCTCATCACCCGAGGATATATATTTCTGGGATGCTGAAACGCGTGGATTTCTTCAGGGGGTTCTGGAATGA